A genome region from Cognatishimia activa includes the following:
- a CDS encoding DUF2783 domain-containing protein yields the protein MAKLILSPNLEDADGFYEALLNVHEGLEDEETHALNARLVLVLANHIGNNEILADAIAASAEALKSR from the coding sequence ATGGCAAAGCTTATTCTGTCGCCCAATTTAGAAGACGCAGACGGGTTCTACGAAGCACTATTGAACGTGCACGAGGGGCTTGAGGACGAAGAAACACATGCTCTCAATGCTCGACTGGTTCTGGTTCTTGCAAATCACATCGGCAACAACGAAATATTGGCAGACGCGATAGCTGCGTCTGCCGAAGCCCTAAAATCGAGATGA
- a CDS encoding universal stress protein gives MYKKILVPLALDHGISPQTLGAAQALLSEGGEITALHVYEIPRGTVSTYLREDAIEYGLDAAEKLLKQKTQDLEGVKAEVINGHAYRSIIEYADNGQFDCIVIGSHKPGVSDFLMGSTAAKVVRHAACAVHVHRTR, from the coding sequence ATGTATAAAAAGATACTCGTACCTTTGGCACTGGACCACGGCATTTCCCCACAAACTTTGGGAGCCGCTCAAGCGTTGTTGTCGGAGGGCGGTGAAATCACGGCCCTTCATGTCTATGAAATCCCGCGCGGCACCGTCAGCACCTATTTGCGCGAGGATGCAATCGAATATGGCCTCGATGCTGCTGAGAAGTTGTTGAAGCAAAAAACACAGGATCTGGAGGGCGTGAAGGCAGAAGTCATAAACGGCCATGCCTATCGCTCGATCATCGAGTATGCCGACAACGGGCAGTTTGATTGTATCGTGATCGGGTCCCACAAACCGGGCGTCAGCGATTTTTTGATGGGCTCTACGGCTGCCAAAGTTGTTCGCCACGCGGCCTGCGCCGTTCACGTGCATCGCACCCGGTAG
- the hisD gene encoding histidinol dehydrogenase — MARNYLKKAALTSRSDAGETTAIVAGILADIEERGEEAALEYAKKFDKYDGNVQLTPEEIEAASALVPEKLKEDILFARDNIRRFAEVQKGTVSDVEYEVNPGFIAGQKAIPVAAAGCYVPAGRYRHIASAIMTVTTAKVAGCEHITVCSAPQPGVGLYPAIVYAAHVCGADKIMAIGGVQGVASMAFGLFGQPKANIIVGPGNQFVAEAKRTLYGRVGIDMIAGPTDSLILADKDADPHIVATDLVSQAEHGYNSPVWLVTDDQPLAEDVLARVPDLIAKLPDLNRENAEAAWRDYAEVIVCDDREEMAATSDDYAPEHLTVQAADLDWWLERLSCYGSLFLGEETTVSYGDKAAGTNHVLPTSGAASYTGGLSVHKFMKIVTWQRATREGAKQVAQATARISRLEGMEGHALAADVRLAKYFPTENFDLSAEG, encoded by the coding sequence ATGGCACGAAACTATCTGAAAAAGGCTGCTCTAACCTCGCGTTCTGACGCAGGCGAGACGACGGCCATCGTTGCTGGCATCCTTGCGGACATTGAAGAACGCGGTGAAGAAGCTGCGCTGGAATACGCGAAAAAGTTCGACAAATACGACGGCAATGTGCAGCTGACACCCGAGGAAATCGAGGCCGCAAGCGCGCTTGTGCCCGAGAAGCTGAAAGAAGATATCCTCTTTGCCCGCGACAACATCCGCCGTTTTGCCGAAGTGCAAAAGGGCACGGTGTCTGACGTAGAGTACGAGGTGAACCCGGGCTTCATAGCTGGTCAAAAAGCGATCCCAGTGGCAGCGGCGGGCTGTTACGTGCCCGCAGGTCGCTATCGACACATCGCCAGTGCCATCATGACTGTGACCACAGCCAAAGTGGCGGGCTGCGAGCACATTACCGTCTGCTCTGCCCCGCAGCCCGGTGTCGGGCTCTATCCCGCGATTGTCTATGCCGCCCATGTCTGTGGCGCAGATAAAATCATGGCCATCGGAGGCGTTCAGGGCGTGGCGTCCATGGCCTTCGGCCTCTTTGGTCAGCCCAAAGCCAATATCATCGTCGGCCCGGGCAACCAGTTCGTGGCAGAGGCCAAACGTACGCTTTATGGTCGCGTTGGCATCGACATGATCGCAGGCCCGACGGACAGCCTCATCCTTGCTGACAAAGATGCAGATCCGCATATCGTCGCGACCGATTTGGTCAGTCAGGCAGAGCATGGCTATAACTCTCCGGTTTGGCTGGTCACCGATGATCAGCCTCTGGCTGAAGACGTGTTGGCCCGGGTGCCCGACCTGATCGCCAAGCTGCCAGACCTGAACCGCGAAAACGCCGAAGCCGCGTGGCGCGATTATGCGGAAGTCATTGTTTGCGACGACCGCGAAGAAATGGCTGCCACCTCTGACGACTATGCGCCAGAGCACCTTACCGTGCAGGCCGCGGACCTGGATTGGTGGCTAGAGCGACTGAGCTGCTATGGCTCTTTGTTCTTGGGTGAAGAAACCACCGTGTCCTATGGCGACAAGGCGGCTGGCACGAACCACGTGCTGCCAACCTCCGGTGCGGCCAGCTACACGGGCGGCTTAAGCGTGCACAAATTCATGAAGATCGTCACTTGGCAACGCGCTACCCGCGAAGGTGCCAAGCAAGTCGCCCAAGCCACAGCGCGAATTTCGCGGCTGGAAGGCATGGAGGGCCATGCCTTGGCGGCGGACGTCCGTTTGGCGAAATATTTCCCAACCGAGAACTTTGATCTTAGCGCTGAGGGCTAA
- a CDS encoding DUF475 domain-containing protein, with the protein MSAQRSTVSYLKWPLIVTVIGLGLSGWLGFATEGDMRGIMSFLFVGAVLAALEIALSFDNAIVNANKLEEMTPVWQRRFLTWGILIAVFGMRIVFPLAIVAIFAWINPFAAMHLALADPDEYSRIIGHAHGPISAFGGTFLMMVALKFFIDEDKSVDWVKSVERQLRKWGSIRGFEIALVLVIVLIIAQYLPDYKLAPFLTSAVMGLLVFTLVDGLGTYLDNIAGKTAEIGAKGGLGAFLYLEVLDASFSFDGVIGAFALTANILLIAIGLGIGAMYVRSMTIMLVERGTLAEFRYLEHGAFYSIFALSIVMFLQSLTHVHELITGGVGIGLIGLAFYASIIHNKREA; encoded by the coding sequence ATGAGCGCACAACGCAGCACTGTGTCCTACCTCAAATGGCCGCTCATCGTGACGGTGATCGGTCTGGGGCTCTCTGGGTGGCTCGGCTTTGCCACCGAGGGAGACATGCGGGGCATCATGTCCTTCCTCTTTGTGGGGGCGGTTCTGGCGGCACTAGAGATCGCGTTGTCTTTTGACAATGCGATCGTCAATGCCAACAAGCTCGAAGAGATGACGCCGGTCTGGCAAAGACGTTTTCTGACCTGGGGAATTTTGATTGCGGTCTTTGGCATGCGGATCGTCTTTCCGCTGGCGATTGTTGCAATTTTTGCCTGGATCAATCCTTTTGCGGCCATGCATCTCGCGCTCGCGGATCCGGATGAATACTCGCGGATCATCGGCCATGCGCATGGGCCGATCTCGGCCTTTGGCGGCACCTTCCTGATGATGGTGGCGCTCAAGTTCTTTATTGACGAAGACAAGTCGGTGGATTGGGTCAAAAGCGTTGAGCGTCAGCTGCGCAAATGGGGCTCTATCAGAGGCTTTGAGATCGCGTTGGTCCTCGTGATTGTCCTGATCATCGCCCAGTATCTGCCTGACTATAAGCTTGCGCCCTTCCTAACCTCTGCGGTCATGGGCCTGTTGGTTTTCACCTTGGTGGACGGTCTTGGCACATACCTCGACAATATTGCGGGTAAGACTGCTGAAATCGGGGCCAAAGGCGGGCTGGGTGCGTTCCTGTACCTCGAGGTCTTGGATGCAAGTTTCTCGTTTGACGGGGTCATCGGGGCCTTTGCTTTGACCGCCAATATCCTCTTGATCGCCATCGGTCTGGGCATTGGCGCGATGTATGTGCGCTCTATGACCATCATGCTGGTGGAACGCGGCACGCTGGCCGAGTTCCGCTATCTCGAACACGGCGCCTTTTATTCCATCTTTGCACTGTCGATTGTCATGTTCCTGCAATCGCTGACCCATGTGCATGAACTCATCACCGGAGGCGTCGGCATCGGCCTGATCGGCTTGGCCTTTTACGCCTCTATTATTCACAACAAACGGGAAGCCTAA
- a CDS encoding TRAP transporter large permease subunit, giving the protein MADEPNPEDLEIADELIAERRAEAPGETPEDMSAWQRPITAAIDVINYRAGQIIALLMVPLIVVVVYEVISRNSFAILQDAGFEDLARSLGLGPTLWVYDTSRMIAGVLFMAAAGYGLMRGVHIRADFLYRNWSSKTQATVDALLYLLFFMPSMIFFTIVASQFWWLAYSTGETMAIDSAWGPLLWPARTAMPVGGFLLMLQGIPEIFRAFHKMGKEREKLFVRALPVYVIALAWLILAIFAPQLVPGGEWFTGVMSARPELDKPTIGLIMLFAMLFVIFIGFPISFTLIFLAFVFGIWGANFKLTTLLMTLNTNSTMLNDQLMAVPLFVLMGIVMEAAGLMERLFASIQMIMARVRGALFIAVLIVSTIFAAATGIVGASVTLLGIMAGATMSRSGYNVQLAAGTITAGGTLGILIPPSIMLIVMGPVLEVSTLDLFRGAFIPGALLASLYLLYTLGRCWLNPELGPILADEDQPETSKFYGAEVALICLVVLTVCRVFGLSLGGAFAGTVPFAGLIVLAIVLAVAYAAYRRLNVLRIVVPIAVIFHLYMITANMAGGELPIWSTIFGAFTVLLAILGRPIYSREADDSFYFSDLWDEFFAGLMPPTILISFALGSILLGLATPAEAAAMGAFGAILLSIGYRKFTIPSFFDSLIKALEITVLIMFLVAASNFFGAQFSALGTPKMMTELLLGLDMSPYLILILVMALIFLLGWPLEWVPIVLIVVPILLPTVEALDVYGLDRYDMMVWFGILVAVNLQTAWLSPPVALSAYFLKGVVPNWDLKDIYLGMMQFMLVQLFGLILLFLFPQLVLWLPEVMSGN; this is encoded by the coding sequence GATGGTGCCGCTGATTGTTGTGGTGGTTTATGAGGTTATTTCCCGGAACTCCTTTGCGATCCTGCAGGATGCCGGGTTCGAAGACCTTGCCCGTTCTTTGGGTTTAGGGCCAACGCTGTGGGTCTATGACACCAGCCGGATGATTGCGGGCGTGCTCTTTATGGCCGCCGCGGGCTATGGCCTGATGCGCGGTGTGCATATTCGCGCCGATTTCCTTTACAGGAACTGGTCGAGCAAGACGCAGGCGACAGTGGATGCCTTGCTGTACCTCTTGTTCTTCATGCCTTCGATGATTTTCTTCACCATCGTTGCCAGCCAATTCTGGTGGCTTGCCTATTCTACGGGCGAGACGATGGCGATTGACAGTGCATGGGGCCCGCTGCTGTGGCCAGCACGGACTGCGATGCCGGTCGGTGGCTTCCTCTTGATGCTGCAGGGTATTCCCGAGATTTTCCGAGCCTTCCATAAGATGGGCAAAGAGCGCGAGAAGCTGTTTGTCCGCGCCCTGCCCGTCTATGTGATTGCACTGGCATGGCTGATCCTTGCGATCTTTGCACCTCAACTGGTGCCGGGTGGCGAATGGTTCACTGGTGTTATGAGCGCGCGTCCGGAGCTGGACAAACCGACCATCGGTCTGATCATGCTCTTTGCGATGCTCTTCGTGATCTTCATCGGCTTCCCGATTTCCTTCACGCTGATCTTCTTGGCCTTTGTTTTCGGCATCTGGGGTGCGAACTTTAAGCTCACCACCCTGCTGATGACGCTGAACACCAACTCCACCATGCTGAATGACCAGCTGATGGCGGTGCCACTGTTTGTCCTCATGGGGATCGTGATGGAAGCCGCCGGTCTGATGGAGCGGCTCTTTGCCTCGATCCAGATGATCATGGCGCGGGTGCGCGGCGCCTTGTTCATTGCGGTTCTGATCGTGTCGACGATCTTTGCAGCGGCCACCGGTATCGTGGGCGCGTCAGTGACGCTCTTGGGCATCATGGCGGGCGCAACGATGAGCCGGTCTGGCTATAACGTGCAGCTTGCCGCCGGTACGATCACAGCGGGTGGTACGCTCGGCATTCTGATCCCGCCGTCGATCATGTTGATCGTTATGGGGCCTGTGCTTGAGGTCTCGACGCTCGACCTGTTCCGGGGGGCGTTCATTCCGGGCGCGTTGTTGGCGTCGCTCTATCTGCTCTACACATTGGGGCGCTGCTGGTTGAACCCTGAACTCGGCCCGATTTTGGCCGACGAAGACCAACCAGAGACGTCAAAGTTCTATGGCGCAGAGGTTGCCCTGATCTGTCTAGTTGTTCTGACGGTTTGCCGTGTCTTTGGTCTGAGCCTTGGTGGCGCCTTCGCTGGCACCGTGCCCTTCGCGGGGCTGATCGTTCTGGCGATTGTTCTGGCAGTCGCTTACGCGGCTTACCGTCGCCTGAACGTGCTGCGCATCGTCGTGCCAATCGCGGTCATCTTCCACCTCTATATGATCACCGCGAATATGGCGGGCGGCGAGCTGCCGATCTGGTCCACGATCTTCGGAGCCTTCACCGTGCTCTTGGCGATCTTGGGGCGTCCGATCTACAGCCGCGAAGCCGATGACTCCTTCTACTTCTCGGATCTGTGGGATGAGTTCTTTGCCGGCCTCATGCCACCCACCATCCTGATCTCCTTTGCTTTGGGTTCGATCCTCTTGGGTCTCGCAACCCCTGCAGAAGCCGCGGCGATGGGGGCCTTTGGTGCGATCCTTCTGTCGATTGGCTATCGCAAGTTCACGATCCCAAGCTTCTTTGACAGCCTGATCAAAGCGCTCGAGATCACGGTTCTGATCATGTTCCTTGTGGCCGCGTCCAACTTCTTTGGTGCGCAGTTCTCGGCTCTTGGAACACCTAAGATGATGACAGAACTCCTGCTGGGTCTGGATATGTCACCCTATCTGATCCTGATCCTCGTGATGGCGCTGATCTTCCTTTTGGGTTGGCCGCTGGAGTGGGTGCCGATCGTTCTGATCGTTGTTCCGATCCTTCTGCCAACTGTTGAGGCGCTCGATGTCTATGGGCTGGATCGCTATGACATGATGGTCTGGTTCGGGATCCTGGTTGCGGTGAACTTGCAAACCGCCTGGCTCTCGCCGCCTGTGGCGCTCTCGGCCTACTTCCTGAAGGGCGTTGTGCCGAACTGGGATCTTAAGGACATCTATCTAGGCATGATGCAGTTCATGTTGGTGCAGCTCTTTGGTCTGATCTTGCTGTTCCTCTTCCCGCAACTCGTGCTCTGGCTCCCAGAAGTCATGTCGGGGAACTAA